The region ATTATGAGAAAACAGGATATGAGGATGAAAATGGTCTTATTGATTTGCATTTAATTACAGACGATGATATTAAGAATAAAACAAGCTTTGCTGTATTGATTGGAAACATCCATAATCCTGCCCGCTTACTTAAGAAAAATGAATAGTTTATGAAATGTTTTTTTGTTTCGGATTTGCATGGAAAAATAGATAGATATGAAAAATTGATAGAACGTATCAAGATAGAGCGACCAGCATTATTATTTGTTGGAGGAGATATTTTACCAAATTTTAATTCTTTAATAGAGAATGAGTATGATGATTTTATTCTCGATTATTTAATTCCAAAATTTAAAGAGCTTAAAATAGAACTTAAAAAGTATTATCCTAAAATATATATAATTTTTGGCAATGATGACCCGAAAGAAGAAGAAGAAAAACTTTTGAAGGGCGAAAAGTTTGGTATTTGGGAATATCTTCATAACAAAAAGACTGTTTTTAATGGATATGCTTTTTACGGTTATGCAAATGTTCCACCAACGCCCTTTTTATTAAAAGACTGGGAAAGATACGATGTATCACGATATGTCGATCCGGGGTGTGTGGGTCCTACAGAAGGAGCAAGATCAGTAAACGAAACGGAAGACATAAAATTTGCAACTATTGCCAAAGATCTGGCTTTACTGGTAGGTGAAGACAAGCTGGATAAGGCCGTGTTTTTATTTCACTCACCTCCCTATAAATCAAACCTTGATAGAGCTGCATTAGATGATGTGTTTATTGATCATGTGCCAGCGGATGTACATGTGGGCAGTATCGCCATTCAACGATTTATTAAAGAGAAACAACCATTGCTAACCCTGCATGGGCATATTCACGAATCTTCGCGAATAACAGGTAGCTGGAAAGATAAAATAGATAAAACATTGATGTTCTCAGCAGCTATAGAACCACCAGAATTAGCAATTGTTGTATTTGATCTCGAAGAACTTGATTTAGCTTCCAGGCTAATAACTTAACTAAGGGTAATAAAAGCGAATTATTAATTGATGCAAAGATTTCTTTTAATCATATGATGTTGCTTGATTCTGGTTATTTGGTAAAAAAATTGGAAAGGGGGCACCTTTTAAAGGATACCCCCTAACATCGAAAAGCTAACTAAAACGGGAATCTGTTATAACTAATTAACTCCTTGATCAACCATGGAGTTCGCAATTTTTAAAAATCCGGCAATATTCGCACCTTTTACATAGTCAACGAAACCACCAGATGTTTTTCCATATTTAACACAAGATTCATGAATACTACGCATTATTGAGTGCAGTTTTTCATCGACCTCTTCTGCAGACCAATTATATTTCATTGAGTTTTGTGACATTTCTAATCCGGATGTTGCCACACCTCCTGCATTTGCAGCTTTTCCCGGACCAAATAAAATTTTCGCATCAAGAAAGGTTTTTATGGCTTCAGGTGTGCAGCCCATATTAGACCCCTCAGAAACAGCAATTACACCATTACTAATTAATGTTTCAGCATCTTTTTGATTAAGTTCGTTTTGAATGGCACAAGGAAGGGCAATGTCTACTTTTTGTTCCCATGGCTTTTTACCCGGATGGAATGTTGCTTTTCCGTACTTTCTAGCGTAAGGCTCAACAACATCATTATTCGAAGAACGTAACTCTAACATGAAATTAAACTTTTCCTGTGTGTTAATTCCTTCAGGGTCATGCACGTATCCGTCGGGTCCGGAAATGGCCACTACTTTAGCGCCTAATTCTGATGCTTTTCTCACTGCACCCCATGCAACGTTTCCAAATCCGGAAACAGCCACTGTTTTGCCTTTAAAAGATTCACCTTTGGTGGACAGCATTTCTTTTGCAAAATATACATTACCAAATCCAGTTGCTTCCGGACGAACTAAGCTGCCGCCCCAATTTATACCCTTTCCTGTAAAAACCCCGGTATTTTCTCTTGCAAGTTTTCTGTAATGGCCATATAAATACCCAATCTCACGAGCTCCTACACCAATATCTCCCGCTGGCACATCTGTTTCAGGGCCAATAAATCGCCAAAGCTCCATCATAAAACTCTGACAAAATCGCATCACTTCATTATCAGATTTTCCTTTAGGGTTAAAATCTGAACCACCTTTGCCTCCACCCATTGGCAGTGTTGTTAGTGAATTTTTAAATATTTGTTCAAATCCCAAAAATTTTAATCCGCTAAGTGTTACACTTGGGTGAAAACGCAACCCACCTTTGTATGGGCCAATAACATTATTAAACTGCACCCGGTAACCAATATTTACGTTTACTTTTCCATCATCGCTTAACCAGGGTACTTTAAACGTTAAAATGCGGTCTGGTTCTACAATTCTTTCGATTATTCCGGCAGCTTCAAATTGTGGATTATCATTATAAACATCCTCAATGGACTCTAAGACTTCTCTCACAGCTTGAAGATATTCAGATTCTCCGGGATGTTTTTTCTCAAGGTTCTGCATTAATTTATCTACATTCATAATATTACATTTTTGGTGTTAATTTAAATAACTGTATTTTGATGCGTTTTGGCAATTTTAAAAAGCCTATACTAAGTAATCTCCATTGGATTCGGGCTGATATTCTATTTCCTGAATAATCATTTGAATATTTCCACTTGGAGCATTAAATGAAACTTCTTTTCCTGCTTCATTTCCCAGTAGAGCTATTCCTAATGGGGACAGAATGGAAACAGAACCATTTTTAAAATTGGCTTCTTTCGGATAGACAATTTTAATTGTAGTTTCTTTTTTAGATTTTTTATTCAGGAGCTTAACTTTTGAGTTCATCGTGATAACATTAGGCGGAATTTTCTTAGAGTCTAATTTCTCTGCCCTCCTAATTTCAAAAGCTAAATTATCAAGGTTATTTACATCAGCTTCATACTTTTCTCTTGCATGAAGTATCGCCTTTTTTAAGCGAGCGTAGTCTAACTCTGTTATTTTTATATTTTTCATATCATAAAAATTAAGTAAAACAAATGAACTTCTGAAAATCTATAATTTGAGTTTTATTACTGTGCTGATTATAAGCGAATAACGATCAAATTTTTTAAAATGCTGCTGGAAAAACTTTCTCAATAAATAGTCTCTGGTTGGTGTTATCGATGCTTATGAAATCTTTTTCTCTTGCTCCTAGGCAGGCTAGTCCAATAGGGCTATAGACAGAAACATCATTTTTGTATTGAATATCATCAGGAAGAGCAATTCGGATAATATCTTTATGCATACTTTCTGAAGACAGGATAAACTCTGAATTAATTGAAACAGTTTTATGAGGTATGCTTTGTGCCTCATATTTTATGCTTTTCGCTAGCAGTAAATACAACGAATGTAATCTGGCAGGGTGAACATGTGATTTTTGGAGATCAAAACTGATTTGATTCATTAATTTGTTAAAGTCGTGGCTAGTAATAGATTTTTGCTTCCAATATGCGCGTTCGACACGGTTCTTAGTTTGATTTTTCATAGTTGTACGTTTTAATATTAAATCGCAAACGAACCATTAAGCATCGTAATCGATACAAATATATGACCAAAGAATGGTCTTTTCAAGTAATTTTATAGTAATTAATAATTTCAGTCATGTATTATATGGCAGTTGATGTGTTTTTTTAATGTATGTAGAATGTTGTAATGTAGTAAATTAAAAACGTAGTGGTTTCTTTACTTCCGTTTTATGCTTTGTTGTAAACATCTCAGGGTTATGCATGGAACTGAAATTTTGTATTTCATTTAATTATATCGAATGCGATGTTCTTTAATTTTTTATATTTGTGTGATAATGCAAACTATATGAAAGGGAAATACGAAATAATTAAGCAAATAATTGATTTGTGGGAGAAGTTTGAAGATGAGTCGGTTGGGGAAAATAGTCTCTTGAATTTTTCAAAATGGATGACAAACCAAATACATGAAGAATTAATTGAGGATGTGGAGCTGGAGCCAAAGGATGAAAAGAACGCAATTACAGAACAATCTCAATATATTGAAACTTTAGATACGAGGACCCGTTTTGAAGAGTATATCATTCGAATTGCCCGTTTTGAAGAATTTTATATCAAGAAATATCTTACTGACCTTCCGATAAACTCTCGTTTGGAATATACCTTTTTATATACAATAGATAGATATGGTGAATCCAGGAAAACAGGACTAATTAATACTCACTTAGTTGAATATACAACCGGAATGGATACAATTAGTCGGCTAATGAAAAATGGTTTATTATATGATATACAAGATCCAAAAGATAAGCGAGCTAAGCTACTTAAATTGACAAAAAAGGGTCAGGAAGTCTTAGAGGCTGCAAATAAGAAAGTAACTGAAAGTAGAAATATGTTTCTGGCGTGCGTCAACCCTAATAAATGGAAAAAAATACTTCCTGTATTAAGAGAGATTGAGGAGTTTCATACAGATATTTACATCAATCATTATGATAAGCCGTATCCTGAACTGTCAAATTTAATGGACTCTTTAAAGCATATCTATACGTAAATATAGGAGCTAAAATTGTTCGTTACATTATAAATGTGAACTCCACCTTACCATTAAACCAAATGGTAAGTAACTCCAAAATAAATTGTTAATAAAAACATTTTAGCAGCCAATTCCTTCCAATTATCCTCCCAAAATTATTGTTCATTTGTTTGTATAATTAAAAAGGCCTTACAAAACGAATCTTGTAAGGCTATGATTTTCAACAGGGCCCACCCGGGCTTCCCGATTTCATCGGGATAAACTTCTCGCCCGAGTTTTGCAAATAAAAAAAAGGAGACACTTTTCAGTATCTCCTTCCAATTGTGGGCCCACCCGGGCTCGAATCCCGTAAACCTAAAAACCTATGGTTTTTATATAGGTTTACGCGGATGCACGTAAAACGAAGAAATCGCAGATTTCTGGTTTTACGGCACCAGGGACCACCGGGCATAAAAAAAGGCCGTCAAAATTAATTGACGACCTTTGTGGGCCCACCCGGGCTCGAACCAGGGACCACCTGATTATGAGTCAGGTGCTCTAACCAACTGAGCTATAGGCCCAATAATATTTTAAAGAACTTCTTTTGTTTTTCTGAGATCTTTTGGCTTTTAATTTAGCCGCAGACCAGAATTTAGACAGGATTTTGCTCCCGTAAATCGGATTGCAATATTACATAAATATTACGAGATGTGCAATTTTTTTTCATGACTGATTCAATGTTTTTATTAGCTTTACCAGCCAATTAATTTACGCACATGGATATAAGATCTTATAAAAACATAATTTTCGATTTGGGTGGTGTAATAATCGACATTGATCCCGAAAAAGCTGTTGAAGCTTTTGCTAAACATGTTTATAAAACCCATTCGCCTAATGGGCAGCAGCTTTACAATAAAATTGTAAATGGTACGCTTCTGATGGATTATGAAAAGGGCGAAATAAATGATGCACAGTTCAGAAGTGCATTAAACGAGCGGCTGGATATTACGCTTTCTGATGAGGCCTTTGATCGTGCCTTTAATGCCCTGCTGCTTGATTATACACAGGAGCGCCTGCGTTTGCTAGAATCTCTTAAAAAGACCCATAACATATTTTTATTAAGCAATACCTGTCATATACATTTTGTGCATTATAATCAATTGCTGAAAGATAAGTATGGGTATTCAGACCTGTCTGCTTTGTTTGACAGAATGTTTCTATCATTTGAAATGGGCATGCGCAAACCCGATATTCGTATTTTTAATCAGGTAATAAAAGAGACAGGTATTAACCCGGCAGAATCGGTTTTTATTGATGATAGTTTGCAGAACGTAGAGGCCGCACGCTCAGCAGGATTGGGAGGGTTACATAAACCTCAGGAGGTTGATCTCACCACGGTTTTTTAAGAAATAACGTTATTATTTGATTTTGATTACCTCGGTCTGCGCGTCGTAGTTGAGGAAATATTCACCTTTTGGGAGGTCTTTAACATCTATGGTTTTACCATAGCCTTTTCTTTTCAGCACCCCGTACATATCATAGATTTCAAACAGGGTTTGGGCTGAAAATGTAATTTTGTCATCCGGGCGTCTGGGCTCGTAGGTTACAGGCTCTTTTTGCGATCGAAAGGGGGTGGGTCTGGAAATGTTGTCTTTACCGGTAAAATCGCGCTGACGCACCCGGTATTTGTTCAATCCGGAATGTGCAATAACCTTAAAACTATATTTATTTTGTCCGGGTTTGCCTTTACCTTCAACCTTACCAAGGCGCACCCATTTGTTCCATCTGAACTGTTCTACATAAAATGGCAGCGCACCCTGTTCATTTGTGGTTGTCCATTCCAGTTCCTGGGTATTGCGATCCACGCGCATTGAACGAATGTCGAATGTGCTACGGGGTTTTAAAACTTCGGGATTAAGTACCTTGGGTGTGCAATTCTCTTTATGTTCAATATTTACAACAACTTTGTCGCCGATATTAAACTCAAATACTTCCAAATCAATTTCAAAAGCGCTGCTGTTGATTTCATCGGTGGTAACCTGATCGTTTACGGTTACTTTTGATACACAGAAACCTACACCACTTCCGGTAAAGGGGTTCATAACATAAAGGTTTTTACCCTGATAGACTCCTGTAAGTACAATATTTCCGCTATAGCCGAATGGGGCTATGAGCATAAAAATAATTACAAAACGAAATATTTTTTTGCACATATATGCAGTAACATTGCTTTAGAAAACAAAACTAATGTTTTTTTCAATAAATTAAAATATTAGTGGGGTTGAAAGCACATTTTTCTTTTTCGAGCATCTTTTTTTCAAATTTAATATTTTTAGGCTTTTATATTTTGCTATTTTTACCCTTCCACAAATAAAAAATTATTTATTTATGAAAGGATTTAAAGCTTACGACATAAGAGGCGTTTATAACAAAGATTTTGATCGGGTAAATGCATATAAAATTGGTTTTTACCTGCCGCAATTACTGAAAACCGATAAAGTTCTTGTTGGAAGAGATGCCCGGATTTCATCACCTGAAATTCATAACTATTTGATGAAAGGGATTATTGATGCCGGGGCCGATGCATACGATGCTGGTTTAGCAACAACTCCAATGATTTATTTCGGCACTGCACATGCCAATTTCGATGCATCTGTAATGATAACCGCATCACATAATCCGGCCAAATATAACGGAATGAAGATTTCAAGAACCAATGCATTACCGGTGGGTTATGATTCGGGATTGTCGGAGCTGGAACAATTGGTGAAGGAAAAAGTGCATATTACCAGGGAACGTGGTTCGATAAAAAATATTGATTTGAAGACGCCTTACCTTGAGTTTTTGAAATCTTATGTACCCGATTGGGATGGTTTAAATATGGTTATTGATTGCTCAAATGGTATGGCCGGGCTATTTGCCAGAGATATTTTTGGTGATCAACCTCATTATATTTATGAAGAAATTGATGGTGCCTTCCCAAATCATGAACCGAATCCGTTAATTCAGGAAAATGTGGCCGATCTGAAAAAGGAGGTTAAAGCCAAAAATGCTGATGCGGGTGTAATTTTTGACGGCGATGGCGATCGTGTGATGTTTGTAGATGAAAAGGGTGAATTTATTTCACCTGATTTACTGATTGCATTGCTGGGGCATTACTTTTTAGAAGAAAAGGGTCAAAAAGGACCAGTGTTGCAAGATATC is a window of Salinivirga cyanobacteriivorans DNA encoding:
- a CDS encoding metallophosphoesterase family protein, with protein sequence MKCFFVSDLHGKIDRYEKLIERIKIERPALLFVGGDILPNFNSLIENEYDDFILDYLIPKFKELKIELKKYYPKIYIIFGNDDPKEEEEKLLKGEKFGIWEYLHNKKTVFNGYAFYGYANVPPTPFLLKDWERYDVSRYVDPGCVGPTEGARSVNETEDIKFATIAKDLALLVGEDKLDKAVFLFHSPPYKSNLDRAALDDVFIDHVPADVHVGSIAIQRFIKEKQPLLTLHGHIHESSRITGSWKDKIDKTLMFSAAIEPPELAIVVFDLEELDLASRLIT
- the gdhA gene encoding NADP-specific glutamate dehydrogenase translates to MNVDKLMQNLEKKHPGESEYLQAVREVLESIEDVYNDNPQFEAAGIIERIVEPDRILTFKVPWLSDDGKVNVNIGYRVQFNNVIGPYKGGLRFHPSVTLSGLKFLGFEQIFKNSLTTLPMGGGKGGSDFNPKGKSDNEVMRFCQSFMMELWRFIGPETDVPAGDIGVGAREIGYLYGHYRKLARENTGVFTGKGINWGGSLVRPEATGFGNVYFAKEMLSTKGESFKGKTVAVSGFGNVAWGAVRKASELGAKVVAISGPDGYVHDPEGINTQEKFNFMLELRSSNNDVVEPYARKYGKATFHPGKKPWEQKVDIALPCAIQNELNQKDAETLISNGVIAVSEGSNMGCTPEAIKTFLDAKILFGPGKAANAGGVATSGLEMSQNSMKYNWSAEEVDEKLHSIMRSIHESCVKYGKTSGGFVDYVKGANIAGFLKIANSMVDQGVN
- a CDS encoding GreA/GreB family elongation factor, whose protein sequence is MKNIKITELDYARLKKAILHAREKYEADVNNLDNLAFEIRRAEKLDSKKIPPNVITMNSKVKLLNKKSKKETTIKIVYPKEANFKNGSVSILSPLGIALLGNEAGKEVSFNAPSGNIQMIIQEIEYQPESNGDYLV
- a CDS encoding MarR family winged helix-turn-helix transcriptional regulator; its protein translation is MKGKYEIIKQIIDLWEKFEDESVGENSLLNFSKWMTNQIHEELIEDVELEPKDEKNAITEQSQYIETLDTRTRFEEYIIRIARFEEFYIKKYLTDLPINSRLEYTFLYTIDRYGESRKTGLINTHLVEYTTGMDTISRLMKNGLLYDIQDPKDKRAKLLKLTKKGQEVLEAANKKVTESRNMFLACVNPNKWKKILPVLREIEEFHTDIYINHYDKPYPELSNLMDSLKHIYT
- a CDS encoding HAD family hydrolase, with product MDIRSYKNIIFDLGGVIIDIDPEKAVEAFAKHVYKTHSPNGQQLYNKIVNGTLLMDYEKGEINDAQFRSALNERLDITLSDEAFDRAFNALLLDYTQERLRLLESLKKTHNIFLLSNTCHIHFVHYNQLLKDKYGYSDLSALFDRMFLSFEMGMRKPDIRIFNQVIKETGINPAESVFIDDSLQNVEAARSAGLGGLHKPQEVDLTTVF
- a CDS encoding phosphomannomutase/phosphoglucomutase, which encodes MKGFKAYDIRGVYNKDFDRVNAYKIGFYLPQLLKTDKVLVGRDARISSPEIHNYLMKGIIDAGADAYDAGLATTPMIYFGTAHANFDASVMITASHNPAKYNGMKISRTNALPVGYDSGLSELEQLVKEKVHITRERGSIKNIDLKTPYLEFLKSYVPDWDGLNMVIDCSNGMAGLFARDIFGDQPHYIYEEIDGAFPNHEPNPLIQENVADLKKEVKAKNADAGVIFDGDGDRVMFVDEKGEFISPDLLIALLGHYFLEEKGQKGPVLQDIRTSQAVKNYIEKLGGEMHMWRVGRAYAALKLREIDGVFGGELAGHYYFRDFFYSDSGMLAAILIMRILKQKKAEGYTFSQLIDKIKAFENSGEINFKIEQKKEAMDEVKDFFVNQSEPSAFYDFDGYRVEYPDWWFNIRPSNTEPYLRLLLEANSKELLEEKTQKIKELLKPYEK